In Liquorilactobacillus hordei DSM 19519, the following proteins share a genomic window:
- a CDS encoding 5-methyltetrahydropteroyltriglutamate--homocysteine S-methyltransferase, whose amino-acid sequence MVKTATKLHYDIVGSFLRPTELKKAREEFFNKKITAEELQEVENDLIRELVEKEIESGLKIVTDGEFRRSYWHLDTFWGFAGIEHVIPSHGYLFHDEETRADSARVIGKIEFKPDHPDLLAYKFLEELVEKNDEITARQSIPAPAQFYSELVRDEENIKALRKVYPDEDGLIADIGKAYRELILALYEAGCRDVKLDDCTWGMVVDNNYWATRAGKGLDRQEIQKKYLAANNAALIDLPDDLRISTHVCRGNYHSTWAASGGYAPVADYLFAKEDVSAFYLEFDDDRSGDFAPLAKVPEGKDVVLGLVTSKHPELESAESLIARVKEATQYVPLEHLKLSTQCGFASTEEGNKLTPEQQWAKIKLVVDTAKQIWK is encoded by the coding sequence ATGGTTAAAACAGCTACAAAGTTACATTACGATATTGTGGGAAGCTTTTTGAGACCTACTGAATTAAAAAAAGCTCGTGAAGAATTTTTTAATAAGAAAATTACTGCAGAAGAATTACAAGAAGTTGAGAATGACTTAATTCGAGAATTAGTGGAAAAAGAAATAGAAAGTGGTTTGAAAATTGTAACAGATGGAGAATTTAGAAGAAGTTATTGGCATCTAGATACATTTTGGGGTTTTGCAGGGATTGAGCATGTCATTCCTAGTCATGGATATTTATTTCATGATGAAGAAACTAGAGCCGATTCTGCAAGAGTTATTGGTAAAATTGAATTTAAACCAGATCATCCAGATTTGTTAGCTTATAAATTTTTAGAAGAATTGGTTGAAAAAAATGATGAGATAACTGCACGTCAAAGTATTCCAGCACCTGCACAATTTTATTCGGAACTTGTAAGAGACGAGGAAAATATTAAAGCTTTGAGAAAAGTTTATCCGGATGAAGATGGGTTAATCGCTGATATTGGAAAAGCATATCGTGAATTAATTCTTGCATTATATGAAGCAGGTTGTCGAGATGTAAAGCTAGACGATTGTACTTGGGGAATGGTGGTTGATAATAATTACTGGGCTACTCGTGCAGGCAAAGGACTAGATCGACAAGAGATTCAAAAAAAGTATTTGGCGGCTAATAATGCGGCATTGATTGATCTCCCAGATGATTTAAGAATTAGTACTCACGTCTGTCGAGGAAATTATCATTCAACGTGGGCAGCTTCAGGTGGTTATGCTCCAGTTGCCGATTACTTGTTTGCAAAAGAAGATGTTTCTGCTTTTTATCTTGAATTTGATGATGATCGTTCAGGAGACTTTGCACCACTAGCTAAGGTTCCAGAGGGAAAGGATGTTGTTTTGGGATTGGTAACAAGTAAACACCCAGAGCTTGAATCAGCAGAGTCTTTAATTGCCAGAGTAAAGGAAGCTACACAATATGTACCGCTAGAACATCTTAAGTTGAGTACACAATGCGGTTTTGCTTCAACGGAAGAAGGAAACAAGTTAACACCAGAGCAGCAGTGGGCCAAAATAAAATTGGTAGTTGATACAGCAAAGCAAATTTGGAAATAA